Proteins from a genomic interval of Lycium ferocissimum isolate CSIRO_LF1 chromosome 2, AGI_CSIRO_Lferr_CH_V1, whole genome shotgun sequence:
- the LOC132046707 gene encoding probable calcium-binding protein CML18 — translation MAETSSYSKEPTISSVEMEEVEKVFRKFDANGDGKISLSELGAILNALGSKTSPDEVKRIMLEVDTDGDGFIDLKEFAAFHCPGSETDSEKELREAFGLYDKDKNGKITAAELHSVMKSLGEKCSIKDCRRMISKVDVDGDGCVNFEEFKKMMSRT, via the coding sequence ATGGCCGAAACTTCAAGCTATTCCAAAGAGCCAACAATTTCATCTGTGGAGATGGAGGAAGTCGAGAAAGTTTTCCGAAAATTCGACGCCAATGGCGACGGAAAAATCTCGTTATCGGAACTCGGCGCGATTCTCAATGCGCTAGGCAGTAAGACCTCGCCAGATGAAGTAAAGCGAATAATGCTTGAAGTTGATACTGATGGTGACGGTTTCATTGACTTGAAAGAGTTTGCAGCATTTCACTGTCCTGGAAGTGAAACGGACAGTGAAAAAGAGCTACGAGAGGCGTTCGGTTTGTATGATAAGGACAAAAACGGAAAGATCACGGCGGCGGAGTTGCATTCTGTTATGAAGAGTTTAGGAGAGAAGTGTTCGATTAAGGATTGTCGTCGTATGATTAGCAAAGTTGATGTTGATGGCGATGGATGTGTTAACTTCGAGGAGTTTAAGAAGATGATGAGTAGGACTTGA